A single window of Streptomyces sp. NBC_00464 DNA harbors:
- a CDS encoding enoyl-CoA hydratase-related protein, with amino-acid sequence MASLDRQDNVFVLDLGDGENRFHPDWLTAVGAALDEVEKAEGPRALVTAATGKFYSNGLDLDWLFAHADQHQDYVVSVHELFARMLSLPVVTVAALQGHTFAAGAMFSLAHDFRVMRADRGYWCLPEADINIPFTPGMAALVQSRLAPQTAHKAMLTAHRYGGSDAAAVGIVDQAVSEDAVRSTAIEIAQAQVNKAGDTLGTIKARMYAPALATLRDTTDPLG; translated from the coding sequence ATGGCCTCGCTCGACCGTCAGGACAACGTCTTCGTTCTCGACCTCGGAGACGGAGAGAACCGCTTCCACCCCGACTGGCTCACCGCCGTCGGCGCCGCGCTCGATGAGGTGGAGAAGGCGGAAGGCCCCCGCGCCCTGGTCACCGCCGCCACCGGCAAGTTCTACTCCAACGGGCTCGACCTGGACTGGCTGTTCGCCCACGCCGATCAGCATCAGGACTACGTCGTCTCCGTCCACGAGCTGTTCGCCCGGATGCTGTCGCTGCCGGTCGTCACGGTGGCCGCTCTGCAGGGGCACACCTTCGCCGCCGGCGCGATGTTCTCCCTCGCCCACGACTTCCGCGTCATGCGTGCCGACCGTGGCTACTGGTGCCTGCCCGAGGCGGACATCAACATCCCCTTCACTCCCGGCATGGCCGCACTCGTCCAGTCCCGGCTGGCCCCGCAGACCGCGCACAAGGCCATGCTCACAGCCCACCGCTACGGCGGATCCGACGCCGCAGCCGTCGGCATCGTCGACCAGGCGGTCAGCGAGGACGCCGTGCGCTCCACCGCGATCGAGATCGCCCAGGCGCAGGTGAACAAGGCCGGCGACACCCTCGGGACGATCAAGGCCCGGATGTACGCCCCGGCCCTGGCCACCCTGCGCGACACCACCGACCCGCTCGGCTGA
- a CDS encoding tetratricopeptide repeat protein encodes MGAAAMTTDVTPELAEAIQRGYDRRDRANMAPTIAYFQSLLAELPDHPVLVYEVGGAYDTAGQEETARGYYERALALGLGGDVLRRCLCQYASTLRWLGELDESLAVLERARREFPDSESVRVFRALTLNDAQRTDEAVAELLTVVTGHAGVTDLGRWAVGLRGLAQWLADGRPE; translated from the coding sequence ATGGGGGCTGCAGCAATGACCACCGACGTGACGCCTGAACTGGCCGAGGCGATCCAGCGCGGCTACGACCGGCGCGACCGGGCGAACATGGCGCCGACGATCGCCTACTTCCAGTCGCTGCTCGCCGAACTCCCCGACCACCCGGTCCTCGTGTACGAGGTCGGTGGCGCCTACGACACCGCGGGCCAGGAGGAGACCGCCCGCGGCTACTACGAGCGGGCGCTCGCCCTCGGCCTCGGCGGTGACGTCCTGCGCCGGTGCCTGTGCCAGTACGCCAGCACCCTGCGGTGGCTGGGCGAACTGGACGAGTCCCTGGCGGTGCTGGAACGCGCCCGCCGGGAATTCCCCGACTCCGAATCCGTACGCGTCTTCCGCGCCCTGACCCTCAACGACGCCCAGCGGACGGACGAGGCGGTGGCTGAGTTGCTCACCGTCGTCACCGGACACGCGGGGGTCACCGACCTCGGGCGGTGGGCGGTCGGGTTGCGCGGTCTGGCCCAGTGGCTCGCCGACGGCCGTCCCGAATAG
- a CDS encoding potassium channel family protein, with protein MQQSFFQLVGRLLSDPRWRALHFRAALGVTSATAAVLLAGSALVVPAERGAAGANITSYPKAIWWSVETATTVGYGDLYPVTAWGRVIASVTMLAGITAFGIITAAIATWFVGRAQKEAHELGTAVRRYTREGEDAVSSELRVLHQRFDRVEQLLDRRSDE; from the coding sequence GTGCAGCAATCGTTCTTCCAACTGGTCGGCCGTCTCCTGAGCGACCCGCGGTGGCGCGCCTTGCACTTCCGCGCCGCGCTGGGCGTCACGTCGGCGACCGCCGCTGTTCTGCTGGCCGGCTCGGCGCTGGTCGTGCCGGCCGAGAGAGGCGCGGCAGGCGCCAACATCACCTCGTATCCCAAGGCGATCTGGTGGTCCGTCGAGACGGCGACGACGGTCGGGTACGGCGATCTGTATCCGGTGACCGCTTGGGGCCGGGTCATCGCCTCCGTGACGATGCTGGCCGGGATCACCGCCTTCGGCATCATCACAGCGGCCATCGCCACCTGGTTCGTCGGCCGTGCGCAGAAGGAGGCCCATGAGCTCGGCACGGCCGTACGCCGCTACACCCGCGAGGGCGAGGATGCGGTCAGCTCGGAGTTGCGGGTCCTGCACCAGAGGTTCGACCGCGTCGAGCAGTTGCTGGATCGTCGCAGCGACGAATGA
- a CDS encoding DEAD/DEAH box helicase, producing the protein MNTKPPAPKGELTTPQTAAPGLPPAESFDALGLPSELTATMTGLGVTEPFPIQAATLPNALAGRDVLGRARTGSGKTLAFGLALLARTAGMRAESKRPLALVLVPTRELAQQVSDALAPYAQALNLRLATVVGGLAINRQAALLRTGAEVVVATPGRLADLVSRRFCDLQQVQITVLDEADQMCDLGFLPQVSEILDQVRPDGQRLLFSATLDRNVDQLVQNYLHEPAVASLDRVAGSVTTMEHHVLNVHPADKYATATEIAARDGRVLMFLDTKAGVDQFTRHLRASGVRAGALHSGKSQPQRTHTLAQFKDGEITVLVATNVAARGIHIEALDLVVNVDPPADAKDYLHRGGRTARAGEAGNVVTLVTPNQRRDVNRIMTDARIRPTVTQVRSGEEKLTAITGAKRPPIEGKGGGNAPFRGMGTRPGRPKESRKTADARKAAEARAAARVRKSR; encoded by the coding sequence ATGAACACGAAGCCGCCGGCTCCGAAGGGCGAACTCACCACGCCGCAGACGGCTGCCCCTGGTCTGCCGCCGGCCGAGTCCTTCGACGCACTCGGGCTGCCGTCGGAACTGACGGCGACGATGACCGGCCTCGGCGTGACGGAGCCCTTCCCGATCCAGGCGGCGACCCTGCCCAACGCGCTGGCAGGCCGTGATGTCCTCGGCCGCGCGCGGACCGGCTCCGGCAAGACACTCGCCTTCGGGCTTGCGCTGCTGGCGCGGACGGCAGGCATGCGAGCGGAGTCGAAGCGGCCGCTCGCACTGGTCCTGGTCCCGACCCGGGAACTCGCGCAGCAGGTGAGCGACGCGCTGGCGCCGTACGCGCAGGCGCTGAATCTGCGGCTGGCGACGGTGGTCGGCGGGCTGGCGATCAACCGGCAGGCGGCGCTGCTGCGGACCGGCGCCGAAGTGGTCGTCGCGACGCCGGGGCGGCTCGCCGATCTGGTATCGCGACGGTTCTGTGATCTGCAGCAGGTGCAGATCACGGTGCTCGACGAGGCGGACCAGATGTGCGATCTGGGGTTCCTGCCGCAGGTCTCGGAAATCCTGGACCAGGTCCGCCCCGACGGACAGCGGCTGCTGTTCTCGGCCACGCTCGACCGCAATGTCGACCAGCTGGTGCAGAACTATCTGCATGAGCCGGCAGTCGCCTCGCTCGACCGTGTGGCGGGCTCGGTCACCACGATGGAACACCATGTACTGAACGTCCACCCCGCCGACAAGTACGCGACCGCGACCGAGATTGCCGCGCGGGACGGCCGGGTCCTCATGTTCCTGGACACCAAGGCCGGTGTGGACCAGTTCACCCGGCACCTGAGGGCCAGTGGTGTACGGGCCGGCGCCCTGCACAGCGGGAAGTCGCAGCCGCAGCGCACGCATACGCTCGCACAGTTCAAGGACGGCGAGATCACCGTGCTGGTGGCCACCAACGTCGCCGCGCGAGGCATCCACATCGAGGCTCTCGACCTCGTCGTCAACGTCGACCCGCCGGCCGACGCGAAGGACTACCTGCACCGTGGCGGGCGTACGGCGCGCGCGGGGGAAGCCGGGAACGTGGTCACGCTGGTCACCCCGAACCAGCGGCGGGACGTCAACCGGATCATGACCGACGCCCGGATCCGGCCGACTGTCACCCAGGTGCGCTCCGGCGAGGAGAAGCTGACCGCCATCACCGGGGCGAAGCGCCCGCCCATCGAGGGGAAGGGCGGCGGCAACGCCCCCTTCCGAGGCATGGGTACTCGTCCGGGCCGCCCGAAGGAGTCGCGCAAGACGGCCGACGCGCGCAAGGCGGCGGAAGCACGCGCTGCGGCCAGGGTGCGCAAGAGCCGCTGA
- a CDS encoding ROK family transcriptional regulator, with the protein MKPRAGSKALIREINEALVLDVVRAQGPVARAVIAARTGLSAATVTGIAGKLLQTGLLSETDAVPSTGGRPARLLELGSGTVLAAGVRLSGTEAFVTLVNLRGEMVASHREALPSTSPEAAEAAIARAVAAAAARRPAATLTGVGVAVSGVVDQATGVVRHSGSLGWENVPLRDRLAELTGAPVILDSYVNSFASGLLLFDGRLAGRDLLLFSVGPSLGASVVVKGRIHRGFNGSAGGFAHSRVCAGTAAVRPCHCGSVNCLETWSSHWGILRELERRGKDAETLSGDGEEVMTDAADKLGTAMANAAKMFGPERVVMAFTREMDLSAFAARTERMFRLQYAHENTPAPELELATADEPALARGAAYNVLARMFTAEVSESDAGPSAAV; encoded by the coding sequence ATGAAGCCACGCGCCGGGAGCAAAGCCCTGATCCGCGAGATCAACGAAGCCCTGGTTCTCGACGTCGTACGGGCCCAGGGCCCGGTGGCACGGGCGGTGATCGCCGCCCGTACGGGGCTCAGCGCGGCAACCGTCACGGGGATCGCGGGCAAGCTCCTGCAGACCGGGCTGCTCTCCGAGACCGACGCGGTGCCCAGCACCGGTGGGCGCCCGGCCCGGCTCCTGGAGCTGGGCAGCGGCACCGTGCTCGCGGCAGGCGTGCGGCTGTCCGGCACCGAGGCGTTCGTGACCCTGGTCAACCTGCGCGGGGAAATGGTCGCTTCACACCGGGAGGCCCTGCCGTCCACCAGCCCCGAAGCCGCCGAGGCCGCCATCGCCCGTGCCGTGGCGGCGGCTGCGGCCCGGCGCCCTGCGGCCACGCTGACAGGGGTGGGTGTCGCCGTCTCCGGAGTCGTCGACCAGGCGACCGGGGTGGTCCGGCACAGCGGCTCCCTGGGCTGGGAGAACGTGCCCCTCCGGGACCGGCTGGCCGAGCTCACGGGGGCTCCGGTCATCCTCGACAGCTACGTCAACTCCTTCGCGTCCGGACTCCTTCTGTTCGACGGCCGGCTGGCCGGCCGCGACCTGCTGCTCTTCAGCGTGGGCCCGAGCCTCGGCGCGTCGGTGGTGGTCAAGGGACGCATCCACCGCGGCTTCAACGGTTCGGCGGGAGGCTTCGCCCATTCCCGTGTCTGCGCCGGCACCGCCGCCGTGCGGCCGTGCCACTGCGGGTCGGTGAACTGCCTGGAGACGTGGAGCAGCCACTGGGGCATCCTGCGTGAGCTGGAACGGCGCGGCAAGGACGCCGAGACCCTGTCCGGCGACGGCGAAGAGGTCATGACCGACGCCGCGGACAAGCTCGGCACCGCCATGGCGAACGCCGCCAAGATGTTCGGCCCCGAACGTGTGGTGATGGCGTTCACCCGCGAGATGGACCTGTCCGCGTTCGCGGCCCGGACGGAGCGGATGTTCCGCCTGCAGTACGCACACGAGAACACGCCCGCCCCCGAGCTGGAACTGGCCACCGCCGACGAACCGGCACTCGCCAGGGGCGCCGCGTACAACGTCCTCGCCCGGATGTTCACCGCTGAGGTCTCGGAGTCCGACGCGGGTCCGTCGGCCGCGGTGTGA
- a CDS encoding hydroxyacid dehydrogenase gives MSHTVGADPEPPSGPHPPEKPRILLSVSAAEAEAFFPPDTRNALAALGEVTEAEPKSLHEPEALRSALAGVHVLVTAWGFPRLDAERLALAPDLRFVMHAASSLHWLISDDFWQTGVPVSQAGAAMAPAVAELSLSFTLSLLRRTHRYDHALRGGADWQAARGVRKAREIRGAHIGVVGASRTGRRYIEACRALGAEVRVHDPYLAENDPLAPLGATLPALLSWCDVLAVHAPATDETSGLIGADEIASLKDGGLVVNTARSSILDMDALFEAVASDRIDAALDVFDEEPLPADDRWRSLPNVLLTPHIAGATADSRQRAGRIVVDEIRRHLDGEPLEHAVTRQAMESMA, from the coding sequence ATGAGTCATACGGTCGGTGCTGACCCCGAGCCGCCCAGCGGCCCCCACCCCCCTGAAAAGCCCCGGATCCTGCTGAGCGTTTCCGCAGCCGAGGCCGAGGCGTTCTTCCCCCCGGACACCCGGAACGCCCTTGCCGCCCTGGGTGAGGTGACCGAGGCCGAGCCGAAATCGCTGCACGAGCCGGAGGCGCTCCGGAGCGCGCTGGCGGGTGTGCACGTGCTCGTCACCGCCTGGGGCTTCCCGCGGCTGGACGCCGAACGGCTCGCTCTCGCACCCGATCTGCGGTTCGTCATGCACGCTGCTTCCTCGCTGCACTGGCTGATCAGCGACGACTTCTGGCAGACCGGAGTCCCGGTGTCGCAGGCCGGTGCGGCGATGGCGCCCGCAGTCGCGGAACTCTCGCTCTCCTTCACCCTGTCCCTGCTGCGGCGCACCCACCGCTACGACCACGCGCTGCGCGGGGGAGCGGACTGGCAGGCGGCCCGTGGGGTGCGCAAGGCGCGCGAGATCCGGGGGGCGCACATTGGCGTCGTCGGCGCGTCACGCACCGGCCGCCGCTACATCGAGGCGTGCAGGGCGCTCGGCGCCGAAGTGCGCGTACACGACCCGTATCTGGCCGAAAATGATCCCCTCGCGCCGCTCGGGGCCACCCTCCCGGCGCTGCTCTCCTGGTGCGACGTACTCGCCGTCCACGCCCCGGCGACCGACGAGACCAGCGGCCTGATCGGCGCCGACGAGATCGCGTCCCTCAAGGACGGCGGCCTGGTGGTGAACACGGCCCGTTCCTCGATCCTCGACATGGACGCGCTGTTCGAGGCGGTGGCCTCGGACCGGATCGACGCGGCACTGGACGTGTTCGACGAAGAACCCCTGCCCGCCGACGACCGCTGGCGGAGCCTTCCCAACGTGCTGCTCACGCCGCACATCGCAGGCGCCACAGCCGACTCCCGGCAGCGGGCCGGACGGATCGTGGTGGACGAGATCCGACGGCACCTCGACGGAGAGCCGCTGGAGCACGCGGTCACGCGACAGGCGATGGAGTCCATGGCATGA
- a CDS encoding sulfatase family protein: MNSDTARNILVLHCHDLGRFLGAYAVPTVVTPHLDALADQSALFEAAFATAPHCSPARASLFTGTYPQTNGVLGLTHDPFGWDLAEPAGHLAHRLRTAGYRTELIGVHHESRVLPDDVVAARLGFDRVRTGGDRDIVVERTTGALDRAAEGAQPFYLQVGFHEPHRTPSENDRPGVMGFLGDAVSPDSSLGHTVPAYLRDDEGAREEIAELQGAVRHMDEGVGRILEHLDALGLRDETVVVFTTDHGLPLPRAKCTLYDPGLEVALMMRVPGRGAWKGRRIAPMVSHVDVLPTLLELVGLPEPEGVAGTSLVPLLETGAAAPAHTFGQLTHHTYYDPKRSARSETHKLIVNFANAPRAMDPTQSWVHRSLPADLNGPTIGSSPLLELYDLAHDPHETRNVADEPAYADVFTELAAALLGWMREAGDPLLTDRPLLARHRDALTALTTAARGQLPPAPSTYVRDPAPDAHRSDSGADPARARERESA, from the coding sequence ATGAACAGCGACACGGCACGCAACATTCTCGTACTCCACTGCCACGACCTCGGCCGGTTCCTCGGCGCCTACGCCGTGCCCACCGTCGTCACTCCGCACCTGGACGCGCTCGCCGATCAATCGGCGCTCTTCGAGGCGGCCTTCGCCACGGCACCCCACTGCAGCCCCGCCAGGGCCTCCCTGTTCACCGGCACCTATCCCCAGACGAATGGCGTGCTCGGCCTCACCCACGACCCGTTCGGCTGGGACCTGGCCGAGCCGGCTGGCCACCTCGCCCACCGGCTGCGCACCGCCGGATACCGGACCGAACTCATCGGCGTGCACCACGAGTCGAGGGTCCTGCCCGACGACGTCGTGGCGGCCCGGCTCGGGTTCGACCGGGTGCGCACCGGCGGGGACCGGGACATCGTCGTCGAACGCACCACCGGCGCGCTCGACCGGGCAGCGGAGGGGGCACAACCCTTCTACCTCCAGGTCGGCTTCCACGAACCGCACCGCACGCCGTCCGAGAACGACCGGCCCGGTGTGATGGGGTTCCTCGGTGATGCCGTCAGCCCCGACAGCTCGCTCGGCCACACGGTCCCCGCGTATCTGCGCGACGACGAGGGTGCGCGCGAGGAGATCGCCGAACTCCAGGGCGCCGTACGCCACATGGACGAGGGCGTCGGCCGCATCCTGGAACACCTCGACGCGCTGGGACTGCGGGACGAGACGGTCGTGGTCTTCACCACCGACCACGGACTTCCCCTGCCCCGGGCCAAATGCACCCTCTACGACCCCGGCCTCGAAGTCGCACTCATGATGCGCGTACCCGGCCGCGGCGCCTGGAAGGGGCGCCGGATCGCCCCCATGGTGAGCCACGTCGACGTGCTGCCGACGCTCCTCGAACTCGTGGGCCTGCCCGAACCCGAGGGTGTCGCCGGCACCAGTCTCGTCCCGCTTCTGGAGACGGGAGCCGCAGCGCCCGCGCATACCTTCGGGCAGCTCACCCACCACACGTACTACGACCCGAAGCGCTCGGCACGCTCGGAGACTCACAAGCTCATCGTCAACTTCGCCAACGCACCGCGAGCGATGGATCCCACCCAGTCATGGGTGCATCGCAGCCTGCCGGCGGACCTGAACGGCCCCACCATCGGGTCGAGTCCGCTGCTGGAGCTGTACGACCTCGCCCACGATCCGCACGAGACCCGCAACGTGGCCGATGAGCCCGCATACGCAGACGTGTTCACCGAACTGGCCGCCGCGCTCCTCGGCTGGATGCGGGAGGCCGGCGACCCCCTGCTCACGGACCGGCCCCTGCTGGCACGCCACCGCGACGCCCTCACCGCACTGACCACGGCCGCACGAGGGCAGCTGCCCCCCGCACCGTCCACGTACGTCCGCGACCCCGCACCCGACGCGCACCGCTCCGACAGCGGTGCGGACCCCGCCCGAGCACGAGAGCGAGAATCAGCATGA
- a CDS encoding extracellular solute-binding protein, giving the protein MNIRPLRTAVLAASLAVVSTACSAPGNGGKPEVTVWMYPVIKDEAAGKKYWQQTEADFERTHPDTDLTIQMQTFDKRDAQISAALAAGSGPDIVLITPDQAATYETVGGLLPVDDAVKDERKAFYPETLKAATIDGKLFGVPLFQNINTTAYNTKIFADAGLGLPKTWDDVLAAAPVLAKKGIAVMDYAGSPEQTLNLSFYPLLWQAGGSVFTDDGKDVAFDSDAGVSALQFLVDLKKKGGLPADAATDGPAVEGAPIADGKVAMRAVTSLPELTQMRAALGKDNVALGLPLRGRERATYGNPGLLALTSINKDENRDAANDVLAYLSSPERQASLNAAAGNFPTRTDVKTPGTGPDFKALNDSLQYASPGEPSPAARQVMAALAPYIQGALGGDLSAREALEKAAKEARELLARS; this is encoded by the coding sequence ATGAACATCCGACCACTGCGTACCGCAGTACTGGCCGCCTCCCTTGCCGTGGTGTCCACGGCCTGCTCCGCTCCGGGCAACGGCGGCAAGCCCGAAGTCACGGTGTGGATGTACCCGGTCATCAAGGACGAGGCGGCCGGCAAGAAGTACTGGCAGCAGACCGAGGCGGACTTCGAGCGGACCCACCCGGACACCGACCTCACCATCCAGATGCAGACGTTCGACAAGCGTGACGCGCAGATATCCGCGGCCCTTGCCGCAGGTTCCGGTCCGGACATCGTGCTCATCACCCCCGACCAGGCCGCGACATACGAGACGGTGGGAGGTCTGCTGCCCGTCGACGACGCCGTGAAGGACGAGCGGAAGGCCTTCTACCCCGAGACGCTCAAGGCCGCCACCATCGACGGCAAGCTCTTCGGCGTACCGCTCTTCCAGAACATCAACACGACCGCCTACAACACGAAGATCTTCGCCGACGCGGGTCTGGGCCTCCCGAAGACCTGGGACGACGTCCTCGCGGCCGCCCCCGTGCTCGCCAAGAAGGGCATCGCGGTCATGGACTACGCGGGAAGTCCGGAGCAGACCCTGAACCTCTCGTTCTACCCCCTGCTCTGGCAGGCCGGCGGGAGCGTCTTCACCGACGACGGCAAGGACGTCGCCTTCGACTCCGACGCGGGCGTGTCCGCCCTGCAGTTCCTGGTCGACCTCAAGAAGAAGGGCGGCCTGCCCGCAGACGCGGCCACCGACGGCCCCGCGGTCGAGGGCGCGCCCATCGCCGACGGCAAGGTCGCGATGCGCGCCGTCACCTCGCTCCCCGAACTCACCCAGATGCGGGCCGCGCTGGGCAAGGACAACGTGGCTCTCGGCCTTCCCCTCCGGGGCAGGGAGCGGGCCACCTACGGCAACCCGGGTCTTCTCGCCCTGACGTCCATCAACAAGGACGAGAACCGCGACGCGGCGAACGACGTACTCGCCTACCTGAGTTCACCCGAGCGCCAGGCATCCCTCAATGCCGCGGCAGGGAACTTCCCCACGCGCACTGACGTGAAGACACCCGGCACGGGGCCCGACTTCAAGGCACTGAACGACTCGTTGCAGTACGCCAGCCCCGGTGAGCCCTCCCCGGCCGCCCGCCAGGTGATGGCCGCCCTCGCCCCCTATATCCAGGGCGCTCTCGGCGGGGACCTGTCGGCGCGCGAGGCCCTGGAGAAGGCTGCGAAGGAGGCCCGCGAACTGCTGGCCCGCTCCTGA
- a CDS encoding carbohydrate ABC transporter permease: protein MSVHTPPRTVSDGRKPRRPEATRTTANGRAAIGRIRRREAVAGILFVLPTLVIFGLFKFFPIAGAGAMSLTRYRLNGDVTWIGTDNYTRLFDDPHFWGSLGATATYVLVFVPLIMAVALAGAVLLNKIVRFSGTFRALLFVPYLSSFVMAGIVWSWIFASDGPLNTALDKIGAGPVPFLSGDQLLVLASLALVAVWKGFGYSMLVLLAGLKAQPAEVHEAARIDGANSRQAFWYITLPLLRPVLFFVLVIETIVGFQVFDTIYVMTGGGPNRASHSLIYFLYDEGFKFLDFGYASAVGMVLFAIVLILSLIQRRFVEGKDAK, encoded by the coding sequence ATGTCCGTACACACACCTCCGAGAACGGTCTCGGACGGCAGGAAACCCCGACGTCCCGAGGCGACACGCACGACCGCGAACGGCCGCGCCGCGATCGGCCGGATCCGCCGGCGCGAGGCAGTCGCCGGCATCCTGTTCGTGCTCCCCACCCTCGTCATCTTCGGACTCTTCAAGTTCTTCCCGATCGCGGGCGCCGGAGCCATGAGCCTGACGCGCTACCGCCTCAACGGCGACGTGACCTGGATCGGGACCGACAACTACACCCGGCTGTTCGACGACCCCCACTTCTGGGGGAGCCTCGGTGCGACGGCGACGTACGTCCTCGTCTTCGTCCCGCTGATCATGGCCGTCGCACTGGCCGGTGCCGTGCTGCTCAACAAGATCGTGCGGTTCTCCGGCACCTTCCGCGCCCTGCTGTTCGTGCCCTATCTCAGCTCCTTCGTGATGGCGGGCATCGTCTGGTCGTGGATCTTCGCCAGTGACGGACCGCTGAACACGGCGCTGGACAAGATCGGCGCCGGCCCGGTGCCGTTCCTCTCCGGTGACCAACTGCTGGTCCTGGCGTCGCTGGCCCTCGTCGCCGTGTGGAAGGGCTTCGGCTACTCCATGCTCGTCCTGCTCGCCGGACTCAAGGCACAGCCCGCGGAGGTGCACGAAGCGGCACGCATCGACGGGGCGAACAGCAGGCAGGCGTTCTGGTACATCACCCTGCCGCTGCTGAGGCCCGTCCTCTTCTTCGTGCTCGTCATCGAGACCATCGTCGGATTCCAGGTATTCGACACGATCTACGTCATGACCGGCGGCGGGCCCAACCGGGCCAGCCACAGCCTCATCTACTTCCTCTACGACGAGGGCTTCAAGTTCCTCGACTTCGGCTACGCGTCCGCGGTCGGCATGGTGCTCTTCGCCATCGTGCTCATCCTCTCCCTGATCCAGCGGCGGTTCGTCGAAGGAAAGGACGCCAAGTGA
- a CDS encoding carbohydrate ABC transporter permease → MTTSHPPVAHRSRARERLRRSGPGLALAVISLFTVAPLIAVVVLALSPKDAPTLPHAIPHSLTLDNITRIFDIGEFPVWLLNSLVYSAVSVVVILLTASMAAYALVRKRFPGRNVLLWAIVATLMVPMQATLIPTFILVARMDGVNTLWGLIMPTLANAQAVFLIRQFVRDLPDEIFDAARIDGAGEWRTFVAIVLPLIRPVLATLAIFVFLWHWNDLLWPLVVGQTDAARTLTVGLATLHTETVSTADIMSASLVSFIPCLIVFLVLQRHIVASITSSGVKG, encoded by the coding sequence GTGACCACTTCCCACCCGCCCGTCGCCCACCGCAGCCGAGCCCGCGAACGGCTGCGCCGAAGCGGCCCAGGACTGGCACTCGCCGTCATCTCGCTGTTCACCGTCGCACCGCTGATCGCCGTGGTCGTCCTCGCGCTCTCGCCGAAGGACGCCCCCACGCTGCCGCACGCGATCCCGCACTCCCTCACGCTCGACAACATCACGCGCATCTTCGACATCGGCGAGTTCCCCGTCTGGCTGCTGAACTCGCTCGTGTACTCGGCCGTCTCGGTGGTGGTCATCCTCCTCACCGCGTCCATGGCCGCCTACGCCCTCGTACGCAAACGCTTCCCCGGCCGCAACGTCCTGCTCTGGGCCATCGTCGCCACGCTCATGGTGCCGATGCAGGCGACCCTCATCCCCACCTTCATCCTGGTCGCCCGCATGGACGGGGTGAACACCCTCTGGGGCCTGATCATGCCCACGCTCGCCAACGCCCAGGCGGTCTTCCTCATCCGCCAGTTCGTCCGCGACCTCCCGGACGAGATCTTCGACGCCGCCCGCATCGACGGCGCGGGGGAGTGGCGCACTTTCGTCGCGATCGTGCTGCCCCTCATCCGCCCGGTGCTGGCAACGCTCGCGATCTTCGTCTTCCTGTGGCACTGGAACGATCTGCTCTGGCCCCTCGTCGTGGGCCAGACCGACGCGGCCCGCACCCTGACCGTGGGGCTCGCCACGCTTCACACCGAGACGGTCTCCACGGCGGACATCATGTCCGCCTCCCTGGTCAGCTTCATTCCGTGCCTCATCGTCTTCCTGGTGCTGCAACGTCATATCGTCGCCAGCATCACATCGAGCGGAGTCAAGGGATGA